The following coding sequences are from one Eleginops maclovinus isolate JMC-PN-2008 ecotype Puerto Natales chromosome 13, JC_Emac_rtc_rv5, whole genome shotgun sequence window:
- the LOC134874413 gene encoding chitin synthase chs-1-like, with translation MPKRPWDTAREVPDIEDIQTPWKMIKILKFITLCVVALSVFGLALCSKASFLLLITLSNEGTKTLPDVMKPVALLCIGCALITPSVLLFLKSLWKACCQTSKPPRLSTVALVLVCELFVAGGAAILTIVAMPHLDIVTNVTILNGLAVFSAFLQIITQCTAKERNKSLVPSITAVILILLGYILFLYLYITKDPTDKKMAIWVGLAVGGSLLVSFNWWEGYLRLISENSNSVFLRLLFRDTKKCQNLLNILSSLLRIVVTASVLVAYVPLNKMDWSIVKSIPSHETKIIAIIIGVQLISSALCHWFALVACKMHALRRCFILPLYLASLAVMVLFIIPVIVYYQDYKSDLNGTEINFTGYCIGVVDGRNQNLTGSVFQHLVYDVTHTLCFLDMSKILDIGILTGSAVSWWLGLVMATIHLWHLKVLRIQRTQDLLTRRLYEGTFIEQSLLLNTRYDAQIKSRMKISEAFDTTMVYLCATMWHENYDEMMNIIISIFRLDKYRPKKGQQHIDLTFEAHIYFDDAFENVEGNRGRHLNKYGQTLVEILAEVYTIFTSIDQGFFKKTQKIPDQKILTTPYGGRLVVTMPHGNIITVHYKDKELIRHKKRWSQIMYLYYLLGFKLMTKHYGKWEKGEDESSLRAHVEKEKRNTYLLALDGDTDFQPAAVMLLIDRLKMYPRVGAACGRIHPTGSGPAVWFQKFEYAISHWLQKTAEHVIGCVLCSPGCFSLFRAEALMDDNVMKKYSTKSMEASNYIQYDQGEDRWLCTLLLKQGWRVEYNAASDAYTNAPEDFKELYNQRRRWGPSTMANVVDLLGATNVISKKNPSISKLFMFYQLFALVSSILAPATICLMIAGTFTFMFEIQGSASLVLGVIPPLIYLILCFKLKSDTQISIAAVMSVIYAFLMLVVSMTIIGAMVRDKTILTPSSLFIVAMAIIYQGFLRQGTKWVFNF, from the exons GAGGCCGTGGGATACGGCTCGAGAAGTTCCCGACATTGAAGATATACAGACGCCATGGAAGATGATAAAAATTCTGAAGTTCATCACTCTGTGTGTCGTCGCTTTGTCTGTGTTTGGCTTGGCGCTGTGTAGCAAG gcttccttcctcctcctcatcacctTGTCCAATGAAGGCACAAAAACCCTCCCAGATGTCATGAAACCCGTCGCTCTGCTTTGTATCGGCTGCGCTCTTATAACTCCCAGCGTCTTGCTATTTCTTAAAAGTCTCTGGAAGGCTTGCTGTCAAACATCAAAGCCGCCAAGACTATCAACTGTTGCCCTG gTTCTGGTCTGTGAGTTATTTGTGGCTGGGGGTGCTGCGATTCTCACTATCGTGGCAATGCCACACTTGGACATTGTGACCAACGTGACGATCCTGAACGGGCTAGCCGTCTTCTCTGCATTCTTACAGATTATCACTCAGTGCACTGCCAAAGAAAGGAACAAGTCCCTAGTCCCATCCATCACAGCTGTCATCCTCATTCTGCTTGGTtacatcctcttcctctactTGTACATCACAAAGGATCCTACTGATAAAAAGATGGCCATTTGGGTGGGTCTGGCTGTTGGTGGGTCCTTACTGGTGTCTTTCAACTGGTGGGAGGGCTACTTGAGACTGATCAGCGAGAACAGCAACTCCGTCTTCCTCAGGTTGCTGTTTAGAGACACGAAGAAGTGCCAGAACTTACTGAACATCCTCTCCAGCCTGCTCAGGATCGTGGTGACTGCCTCTGTGCTCGTTGCCTATGTCCCTTTAAACAAAATGGACTGGAGTATTGTGAAATCAATCCCGAGTCATGAGACAAAGATTATAGCCATCATCATTGGGGTCCAGCTGATCTCCTCTGCACTCTGCCACTGGTTCGCTCTGGTAGCCTGCAAGATGCATGCCCTGCGACGATGCTTCATCCTGCCTCTGTACTTGGCCTCTTTGGCTGTCATGGTTCTGTTCATCATCCCGGTTATTGTTTACTATCAAGACTATAAATCCGATCTGAACGGCACTGAAATCAACTTCACAGGCTACTGCATTGGTGTTGTAGATGGCAGAAACCAAAACCTGACAGGCAGTGTGTTCCAACATCTGGTTTATGATGTTACACACACTCTGTGCTTCCTGGACATGTCCAAGATACTTGACATTGGCATACTGACAG GTTCAGCAGTGTCCTGGTGGCTTGGCCTTGTCATGGCCACTATCCATCTGTGGCACCTCAAGGTGTTACGAATCCAGAGGACCCAAGACCTGCTCACCAGGAGACTTTATGAAGGGACTTTCATCGAGCAGTCCTTGCTCCTCAACACCCGATACGACGCCCAGATCAAAAGCAGAATGAagat TTCGGAGGCCTTTGATACGACGATGGTGTATCTATGTGCGACTATGTGGCACGAAAACTACGATGAGATGATGAACATCATTATCTCAATTTTCAG ACTGGACAAGTATAGACCAAAGAAGGGGCAACAGCATATTGATTTAACCTTTGAAGCCCATATCTACTTTGATGATGCATTCGAAAATGTGGAGGGGAATCGGGGGCGTCACCTCAACAAATACGGTCAGACCCTTGTGGAAATCCTTGCAGAAGTTTACAC CATCTTTACCAGCATCGATCAGGGTTTCTTCAAAAAGACTCAAAAAATTCCGGATCAGAAGATCTTAACTACGCCGTATGGGGGTCGTCTGGTTGTCACTATGCCTCATGGGAACATTATCACGGTTCACTATAAAGACAAAGAACTCATCCGCCACAAAAAGAGATGGTCTCAG ATCATGTACCTTTACTATCTTCTGGGCTTTAAACTTATGACCAAACATTATGGAAAATGGGAGAAGGGAGAGGACGAGAGCAGTTTGAGAGCACATGTTGAG AAAGAGAAACGCAACACCTACCTCCTGGCTTTAGATGGGGACACCGACTTCCAACCGGCTGCTGTGATGCTGCTCATTGATCGTCTAAAAATGTACCCACGTGTCGGAGCAGCCTGTGGCAGGATTCACCCCACTGGATCAG GTCCTGCAGTGTGGTTCCAGAAATTTGAGTACGCTATCAGTCATTGGCTACAGAAGACAGCGGAGCACGTGATTGGCTGTGTGCTATGCAGCCCCGGTTGTTTCAGTCTGTTCAGAGCAGAGGCGCTGATGGATGACAACGTGATGAAGAAATACTCCACCAAGTCCATGGAGGCGAGCAACTACATCCAGTACGACCAAG GTGAGGACCGCTGGCTGTGTACTCTGCTGCTGAAACAGGGATGGAGAGTGGAGTACAACGCAGCTTCTGATGCCTACACCAACGCACCTGAAGACTTTAAAGAACTCTACAACCAG CGTAGGCGATGGGGACCGTCCACAATGGCCAACGTGGTGGATCTGCTGGGAGctacaaatgtaatttccaaGAAAAACCCGTCCATTTCCAAACTCTTCATGTTTTACCAGCTCTTTGCCCTCGTCTCATCAATCTTGGCCCCTGCTACCATTTGCCTTATGATTGCAG GTACTTTTACCTTCATGTTTGAAATACAGGGCAGCGCTTCCCTGGTTCTGGGTGTGATACCTCCTTTAATCTACCTGATTCTTTGCTTCAAACTGAAATCGGACACTCAGATCAGTATTGCAGCAGTCATGAGTGTCATATATGCATTCCTCATGTTGGTGGTGTCAATGACAATTATTG GTGCGATGGTGAGGGACAAAACCATCCTGACCCCCAGCAGCCTTTTCATTGTTGCCATGGCAATCATCTACCAGGGATTCTTGAGACAAGGGACaaaatgggtttttaatttctaa
- the LOC134874414 gene encoding chitin synthase chs-1-like has product MHPQEIQLVFYGLLYILCIPSAYLLLTIYSMVNMNNVSWGTRETKPAAGVAKPEPAAKQTNVQKAKNTFQRFVSCCKCCKKSNQPSQGGVNQKNLIPETPQPVLQPQNTIVEDVRIPEEKQKQLDIVFDSPTQSWLTQLQSVSRDMQLVEGSLDEEEESFWIELQKKYLEPLQDDKERQKKIVNDLQELRNKINFAFFILNALWLVATFTLQLYEATFSIELPKINLQLEYTGENVKIEPIGFMFILGFATSVIIQFITMFYHRICTLIHYVAFLGTETIQPKHDTEEPCLPCKKVASVSETVSTSDYNHDSDSDSDSDLSDVDLYTRSNNGGTQV; this is encoded by the exons ATGCATCCTCAGGAAATCCAGCTGGTGTTCTACGGTTTACTCTACATCCTCTGCATCCCAAGTGCCTACCTCTTGCTTACCATCTACTCCATGGTCAACATGAACAATGTGTCCTGGGGCACCCGTGAGACAAAACCTGCGGCTGGAGTCGCCAAACCAGAGCCCGCAGCAAAGCAAACCAATGTCCAAAAAG CCAAAAACACCTTCCAACGGTTCGTCTCTTGCTGCAAATGCTGTAAGAAATCCAACCAGCCATCTCAAGGTGGTGTCAACCAGAAGAACCTGATCCCGGAGACCCCACAGCCTGTACTCCAGCCCCAGAACACTATTGTGGAGGACGTGAGGATCccagaggagaaacagaa GCAGCTGGACATTGTTTTCGACTCACCTACCCAAA GTTGGTTGACACAATTACAGAGTGTGTCTCGTGATATGCAGCTGGTGGAGGGCTCTCTCGACGAG GAGGAGGAAAGCTTCTGGATAGAGCTTCAGAAGAAATACCTGGAACCTCTGCAGGAcgacaaagagagacagaaaaagattGTCAATGACCTGCAAGAACTGAGAAACAAG ATAAACTTTGCCTTCTTCATCCTGAACGCCCTGTGGTTGGTGGCAACATTTACCCTCCAGTTATATGAAGCCACCTTCTCCATTGAGCTGCCCAAGATCAACCTTCAGTTGGAGTATACTGgggaaaatgtgaaaattgAACCCATTGGCTTCATGTTCATTCTGGGATTTGCAACATCAGTTATAATCCAGTTCATTACTATGTTCTACCACAG AATCTGTACTCTGATCCATTATGTGGCCTTTCTGGGCACAGAGACCATACAGCCAAAACATGACACAGAAGAACCATGCCTGCCATGCAAAAAG GTCGCATCTGTCTCTGAAACTGTCTCCACCTCCGACTATAACCAtgactcagactcagactcagactctGATTTGTCTGATGTTGATCTTTACACCAGAAGTAATAATGGAGGCACTCAGGTGTAA